Proteins from a genomic interval of Nocardioides jishulii:
- a CDS encoding aldo/keto reductase, with product MQQRAVGRTGLRVSRLGLGTMTWGRDTDEHEARDQMVAFHEAGGTFVDTAASYGDGASEALIGSLIGDVLRRDEIVIGTKAGVGRRGAERVADTSRGTLLANLDESLRRLRVDHVDLWQVHVWTDEAPLEETLAAMDHAVSSGRASYVGVSNYTGWQTAQAATWQRAVPGRTPLASTQVEYSLLKRSIEAEVLPAAKAMGMGILPWSPLGRGVLTGKYRSGTPQDSRGASNHFSGFVNPYLDDRGRGITEAVCRAAEGLGWTPLQVALVWVRDRVGVTAPIVGARTAAQLSAALSVEDLALPPEIIAALDDVSAE from the coding sequence ATGCAGCAACGCGCCGTCGGACGTACTGGACTCCGTGTCTCCCGCCTCGGCCTCGGCACCATGACCTGGGGTCGGGACACCGACGAGCACGAGGCCCGTGACCAGATGGTCGCCTTCCACGAGGCCGGTGGGACGTTCGTCGACACTGCTGCCAGCTATGGCGACGGGGCGTCGGAGGCGCTGATCGGTTCCCTGATCGGTGACGTGCTGCGTCGCGACGAGATCGTTATCGGCACCAAGGCAGGCGTGGGTCGTCGTGGCGCCGAGCGGGTGGCCGACACGTCGCGGGGCACGCTGCTCGCCAACCTCGACGAGTCGCTGCGCCGCCTCCGGGTCGACCACGTCGACCTGTGGCAGGTGCACGTGTGGACGGACGAGGCTCCGCTCGAGGAGACCCTGGCCGCCATGGACCACGCCGTGAGCTCCGGTCGAGCCTCCTACGTGGGCGTCTCCAACTACACCGGCTGGCAGACCGCCCAGGCCGCGACCTGGCAGCGAGCCGTCCCGGGGCGTACGCCGCTGGCCAGCACGCAGGTCGAGTACTCGCTGCTGAAGCGCAGCATCGAGGCCGAGGTGCTCCCGGCCGCGAAGGCGATGGGGATGGGGATCCTGCCCTGGTCACCCCTGGGTCGAGGCGTCCTGACGGGCAAGTACCGCTCGGGGACGCCCCAGGACTCCCGGGGGGCCTCGAACCACTTCTCCGGCTTCGTCAACCCTTACCTCGACGACCGCGGTCGTGGGATCACCGAGGCCGTGTGCCGGGCCGCCGAAGGGCTCGGCTGGACGCCACTGCAGGTGGCCCTGGTCTGGGTGCGTGACCGGGTCGGAGTGACCGCTCCGATCGTCGGCGCACGGACCGCGGCGCAGCTCAGCGCCGCGCTCTCCGTCGAGGACCTGGCGCTGCCGCCCGAGATCATCGCGGCACTGGACGACGTCTCGGCGGAATG
- a CDS encoding undecaprenyl-diphosphate phosphatase, translated as MWDLLKAVVLGTLQGLTEFLPISSSAHLRIFPEWFGWGDPGAAFTAVIQIGTELAVLIYFRKDIWSIGSTWVKALVKPELRGTHEARMGWFIIVGSLPIVLLGITLKDVIERDFRNLWIVATMLVVMGVVLGIADRVGRNERRTESIGMKDAVLMGLAQAMALVPGVSRSGATISMGRFLGLEREAATRFAFLLAIPAVVGAGLFTLPDIPNGDNAYGWGPTLVATVVSFVVGYAAIAWLLRYVSTKSYTPFVIYRIALGLTTMGLLYAGVLVASGS; from the coding sequence ATGTGGGATCTGCTGAAGGCCGTCGTCCTCGGAACACTGCAAGGACTCACCGAGTTCCTCCCGATCTCGAGCAGTGCGCACCTGCGGATCTTCCCCGAGTGGTTCGGCTGGGGCGACCCGGGCGCCGCCTTCACCGCCGTCATCCAGATCGGCACCGAGCTCGCCGTGCTCATCTACTTCCGCAAGGACATCTGGAGCATCGGGTCGACGTGGGTGAAGGCGCTCGTCAAGCCGGAGCTGCGCGGCACCCACGAGGCGCGGATGGGCTGGTTCATCATCGTCGGCTCGCTGCCCATCGTGCTGCTCGGCATCACCCTCAAGGACGTGATCGAGCGGGACTTCCGCAACCTGTGGATCGTGGCCACCATGCTCGTGGTGATGGGCGTGGTGCTCGGCATCGCCGACCGGGTCGGGCGCAACGAGCGGCGTACCGAGTCGATCGGCATGAAGGACGCCGTCCTCATGGGCCTGGCGCAGGCGATGGCCCTGGTGCCCGGCGTCTCGCGCTCGGGGGCCACGATCTCGATGGGTCGCTTCCTCGGCCTCGAACGGGAGGCGGCCACCCGCTTCGCCTTCCTGCTCGCGATCCCCGCCGTGGTGGGCGCGGGTCTCTTCACCCTCCCCGACATCCCGAACGGCGACAACGCCTACGGCTGGGGCCCCACGCTGGTGGCCACCGTGGTCTCCTTCGTCGTCGGCTACGCCGCCATCGCCTGGCTGCTGCGCTACGTCTCGACGAAGTCCTACACGCCGTTCGTCATCTACCGGATCGCCCTGGGCCTGACGACCATGGGCCTCCTGTACGCCGGGGTCCTCGTGGCCTCCGGGAGCTGA
- a CDS encoding CorA family divalent cation transporter, producing MIRHDSFDDADEAPPVGDAEASSAAALAPRWMAIESPNGADVERAASVLGTTVEHIFEHSNARRPALSVDGEVQRLTMRTLQYVDPTDSVETGQLDLFIRGTLVVSVHRPPSHVEQPATPPSVDVGEDHERVVVTLCRWAIDGYDEVVAELFVDVGEVETSVFSTDTPADTERIYLLKRELAEARRAVTPLAAPLEQFAQSSPRQSAEFKVLGDRLHRLVEAIEQLDSMLSSVFDAHVARISLQQNEDMRKISAAAALVVVPSLIAGIYGMNFKFMPELSWHYGYPMVLTLMIGVVAFLFVSFKRSGWL from the coding sequence GTGATCCGACACGACTCCTTCGACGACGCGGACGAGGCGCCTCCCGTGGGGGACGCCGAAGCGTCGTCGGCGGCAGCGCTGGCACCGCGCTGGATGGCCATCGAGTCACCAAACGGAGCCGACGTGGAGAGAGCTGCCTCAGTGCTGGGCACCACGGTCGAGCACATCTTCGAGCACAGCAACGCCCGTCGCCCCGCCCTGTCGGTCGATGGGGAGGTCCAACGCCTGACGATGCGGACGCTGCAGTACGTCGACCCCACCGACTCGGTCGAGACCGGCCAGCTGGACCTGTTCATCCGTGGAACCCTCGTCGTGTCGGTCCACCGACCGCCGAGCCACGTCGAGCAGCCGGCCACGCCTCCGTCGGTCGACGTGGGCGAGGACCACGAACGCGTGGTGGTCACCCTGTGCCGGTGGGCCATCGACGGCTACGACGAGGTGGTCGCCGAGCTCTTCGTCGACGTGGGCGAGGTCGAGACGTCCGTCTTCTCGACCGACACCCCCGCGGACACCGAGCGGATCTACCTCCTCAAGCGCGAGCTCGCGGAGGCGCGTCGTGCCGTGACGCCGCTCGCGGCCCCGTTGGAGCAGTTCGCGCAGTCGAGCCCCCGCCAGAGCGCTGAGTTCAAGGTGCTCGGTGACCGTCTCCACCGGCTGGTGGAGGCCATCGAGCAGCTCGACTCCATGTTGTCGAGCGTCTTCGACGCCCACGTGGCACGCATCTCGCTGCAGCAGAACGAGGACATGCGCAAGATCTCCGCGGCAGCAGCACTCGTGGTGGTGCCCTCGTTGATCGCCGGGATCTACGGAATGAACTTCAAGTTCATGCCCGAGCTGTCATGGCACTACGGATATCCGATGGTCCTGACCCTCATGATCGGCGTGGTCGCGTTCCTGTTCGTCTCGTTCAAGCGCTCCGGCTGGCTCTGA
- a CDS encoding histidine phosphatase family protein, whose product MATVILVRHGRSTANSTGVLAGRLPGVLLDDTGEEQVRRVGERLAQVPLVHAVSSPLERCEQTARAILAAQPGEVVLAHDERLTECGYGAWQGRALKDLAGEDLWRTVQRHPSHAVFPEGESIRDMAARAVEAVRQVDAQVESEHGPGAVWLAVSHGDVIKSILADAYGTHLDHFQRIVVDPASVSIVRFTEDRPYVVATNTHAGDLSWLTSRESVERTAEAVPGGGAGPVGPTHPA is encoded by the coding sequence ATGGCCACTGTGATCCTCGTACGGCACGGCCGTTCGACCGCCAACTCCACGGGTGTGCTGGCCGGGCGGCTCCCGGGTGTGCTGCTCGACGACACGGGGGAGGAGCAGGTGCGCCGTGTCGGCGAGCGCCTTGCCCAGGTCCCGCTCGTCCACGCGGTGAGCAGCCCGCTCGAACGCTGCGAGCAGACGGCCCGGGCCATCCTGGCGGCACAGCCCGGCGAGGTCGTCCTGGCTCACGACGAGCGCCTCACCGAGTGTGGCTACGGCGCGTGGCAGGGGCGCGCGCTCAAGGACCTGGCGGGCGAGGACCTCTGGCGCACCGTCCAGCGCCATCCCTCGCACGCGGTCTTCCCCGAGGGCGAGTCGATTCGCGACATGGCCGCCCGCGCGGTCGAGGCGGTGCGCCAGGTCGACGCACAGGTGGAGTCCGAGCACGGACCTGGCGCGGTGTGGCTCGCCGTGAGCCACGGTGACGTCATCAAGTCGATCCTCGCCGATGCCTACGGCACCCACCTCGACCACTTCCAGCGCATCGTGGTCGACCCCGCGTCGGTGAGCATCGTCCGGTTCACCGAGGACCGTCCGTACGTGGTCGCGACCAACACGCACGCCGGCGACCTCTCCTGGCTCACCTCCCGTGAGAGTGTCGAACGCACCGCCGAGGCCGTCCCCGGCGGTGGCGCCGGCCCCGTCGGCCCCACCCACCCCGCCTAG
- a CDS encoding DUF3090 domain-containing protein has product MPLVHAFDPPERFVTGTVGEPGHRTFFLQARSADQVVSVSLEKQQVVVLVERLDELLDELMRVPGNETVIPAITPFDLHDTAPLEQPIVEEFRVGTMALSWDPVDQRVVLEAFPVEIVDPAEEQADDDEEREPEELLLVRMTGAAARAFCSRAQQVVEAGRPDCPFCGQPMDPDGHLCVRANGFKRRL; this is encoded by the coding sequence ATGCCCCTCGTCCACGCCTTCGATCCCCCTGAGCGCTTCGTCACCGGCACCGTCGGCGAGCCCGGGCACCGTACGTTCTTCCTCCAGGCCCGCTCGGCGGACCAGGTCGTCTCCGTCTCCCTCGAGAAGCAGCAGGTCGTCGTCCTCGTGGAGCGGCTCGACGAGCTGCTCGACGAACTGATGCGAGTGCCGGGCAACGAGACGGTCATCCCGGCCATCACCCCCTTCGACCTCCACGACACCGCCCCCCTCGAGCAGCCGATCGTCGAGGAGTTCCGGGTCGGCACGATGGCGCTCTCCTGGGACCCGGTGGACCAGCGCGTCGTGCTGGAAGCCTTCCCGGTCGAGATCGTCGACCCCGCCGAGGAGCAGGCGGACGACGACGAGGAACGCGAACCGGAGGAGCTGCTCCTGGTGCGCATGACCGGAGCTGCTGCCCGTGCCTTCTGCTCCCGCGCCCAGCAGGTCGTCGAGGCCGGTCGACCCGACTGCCCGTTCTGCGGCCAGCCGATGGACCCCGACGGCCACCTGTGCGTGCGAGCCAACGGCTTCAAGCGACGGCTCTAG
- a CDS encoding SCO1664 family protein: MDRADVRGVPQGTLTLRGRVLAASNATFVGEIDHVRVVYKPISGERPLWDFPDGSLAGREVASAKVSDALGWRVVPPTVMGDGPHGPGMVQLWCEPDPEQDPVDLVAADAVPPDVCHVLDGLDGLDQPVALVHERSDALRRMAIFDVITNNSDRKGGHVLAMTDGHRFGVDHGLTFHTDPKLRTVLWGWAGERVPDDDLVSVARLVEALEGALGDELSHLVTSDEVAATVNRCRLLMERGVMPVPDGRWPAIPWPPF; the protein is encoded by the coding sequence GTGGACCGGGCAGACGTCCGCGGAGTCCCGCAGGGCACGCTCACCCTGCGCGGGCGCGTGTTGGCGGCCTCCAACGCGACCTTCGTGGGAGAGATCGACCACGTCCGCGTGGTCTACAAGCCGATCAGCGGCGAACGCCCGCTGTGGGACTTCCCCGACGGCTCGCTGGCGGGACGGGAGGTGGCCAGCGCCAAGGTTTCTGACGCCCTCGGCTGGCGCGTCGTGCCGCCCACGGTGATGGGCGACGGACCCCACGGCCCCGGCATGGTGCAGCTGTGGTGCGAGCCGGACCCCGAGCAGGACCCGGTCGACCTGGTGGCGGCCGATGCCGTGCCGCCGGACGTCTGCCACGTCCTGGACGGCCTTGACGGTCTCGACCAGCCCGTCGCGCTGGTCCACGAACGCTCCGACGCGCTGCGCCGGATGGCGATCTTCGACGTCATCACCAACAACTCCGACCGCAAGGGCGGCCACGTGCTGGCCATGACCGACGGTCACCGCTTCGGCGTCGACCACGGCCTCACCTTCCACACCGACCCCAAGCTGCGCACCGTGCTGTGGGGCTGGGCGGGTGAGCGCGTGCCGGACGACGACCTCGTCTCGGTGGCCCGGCTCGTCGAGGCCCTCGAGGGGGCCCTGGGGGACGAGCTGAGCCACCTCGTCACCTCGGACGAGGTGGCCGCCACCGTCAACCGCTGCCGCCTCCTGATGGAGCGTGGAGTCATGCCCGTGCCGGACGGACGGTGGCCCGCCATTCCCTGGCCACCCTTCTAG
- the mshC gene encoding cysteine--1-D-myo-inosityl 2-amino-2-deoxy-alpha-D-glucopyranoside ligase, which yields MRAWSAPDVPVLPVRGPEVRIHDTATGRLVPSEPTEGPARLYVCGITPYDATHMGHAATYVAFDLLNRAWRNAGHDVTYVQNVTDVDDPLLERAEKVKIDWVELAERETELFRQDMRALRVLPPAHYVGAVESIPLVISYIERLQETGAVYEVEGDLYFSVAADASFGAVSGYDRQTMATVFGERGGDPERPGKRDPLDCVLWLTAREGEPSWESPWGPGRPGWHIECTAIAHEHLGDGFDVQGGGSDLVFPHHEMCASQAHVAHGEFARAYAHVGMVAYDGEKMSKSRGNLVFVSHLRNSDVDPMAIRLALLRHHYRSDWEWQDSELWDAVDTLDRWRKALSLGAGAAATPVVETVLAALADDLDAPRAVAAIEEWVDATLGTAGLADTSDADASGIVHQVLDAALGLSL from the coding sequence ATGCGTGCATGGTCTGCCCCGGATGTCCCCGTCCTGCCGGTCCGTGGTCCCGAGGTGAGGATCCACGACACCGCGACCGGGCGACTCGTCCCCAGTGAGCCCACCGAAGGTCCCGCACGCCTCTACGTCTGCGGCATCACGCCCTACGACGCCACCCACATGGGCCACGCGGCCACCTACGTCGCGTTCGACCTGCTCAACCGAGCCTGGCGCAACGCCGGCCACGACGTCACGTACGTCCAGAACGTCACCGACGTCGACGACCCACTGCTCGAGCGTGCCGAGAAGGTGAAGATCGACTGGGTGGAGCTCGCGGAGCGCGAGACGGAGCTCTTCCGTCAGGACATGCGCGCCCTGCGCGTGCTGCCTCCGGCGCACTACGTCGGTGCCGTCGAGTCGATCCCGCTCGTCATCTCCTACATCGAGCGCCTGCAGGAGACCGGTGCGGTCTACGAGGTGGAGGGCGACCTCTACTTCTCCGTCGCCGCCGATGCGTCGTTCGGAGCGGTCTCGGGCTACGACCGCCAGACCATGGCCACGGTCTTCGGCGAGCGCGGTGGCGACCCCGAGCGTCCTGGCAAGCGTGACCCCCTCGACTGCGTCCTGTGGTTGACCGCCCGCGAGGGTGAGCCCTCCTGGGAGAGCCCGTGGGGCCCCGGGCGCCCCGGTTGGCACATCGAGTGCACCGCCATCGCCCATGAGCACCTCGGGGACGGCTTCGACGTCCAGGGCGGCGGCTCGGACCTCGTCTTCCCGCACCACGAGATGTGCGCCTCCCAGGCCCACGTCGCCCACGGCGAGTTCGCCCGCGCCTACGCCCACGTCGGCATGGTCGCCTACGACGGGGAGAAGATGTCGAAGTCGAGGGGCAACCTCGTCTTCGTCTCCCACCTGCGCAACAGCGACGTCGACCCGATGGCGATCAGACTGGCCCTCCTGCGCCACCACTACCGCTCCGACTGGGAGTGGCAGGACAGTGAGCTGTGGGACGCCGTCGACACGCTCGACCGCTGGCGCAAGGCGCTGTCGCTGGGCGCCGGTGCCGCCGCGACCCCCGTGGTCGAGACGGTCCTCGCGGCCCTGGCCGACGACCTGGACGCTCCGCGTGCGGTCGCGGCCATCGAGGAGTGGGTCGATGCGACGCTCGGCACCGCCGGGCTCGCCGACACGAGCGACGCCGATGCCTCAGGGATCGTGCACCAGGTGCTCGACGCGGCACTCGGCCTGTCGCTCTGA
- a CDS encoding PAC2 family protein, with amino-acid sequence MIEIDALTDLVDPVVIAAFEGWNDAADAATSVVQHLIHEWDATVVGRVDPEDYYDFQVNRPLVGTDASGRRTLSWPGTEIAVASPPDMVRDVILVRGIEPSMRWRQFTADLLAACDDLGAQLVITLGALLADTPHTRPVPVSGTSSADISGDHAGLEVSTYEGPTGIVGVIQDACARLDIPAVSLWAAVPHYVAQPPCPKASLALLSRLEDLLGSPLPLGDLPEEAKAWERGVEQLAEEDDDVADYVRQLEEARDAADLPEASGDAIAAEFERYLKRRGEQ; translated from the coding sequence GTGATCGAGATCGATGCCTTGACGGACCTCGTGGACCCCGTCGTGATCGCTGCCTTCGAGGGCTGGAACGACGCGGCCGACGCGGCCACCTCCGTGGTGCAGCACCTCATCCACGAGTGGGACGCGACCGTCGTCGGACGGGTCGACCCTGAGGACTACTACGACTTCCAGGTGAACCGGCCGTTGGTCGGTACCGACGCCAGTGGTCGTCGCACCCTGAGCTGGCCCGGGACCGAGATCGCGGTCGCCTCTCCCCCCGACATGGTGCGTGACGTCATCCTCGTCCGCGGCATCGAGCCCAGCATGCGCTGGCGCCAGTTCACCGCCGACCTCCTGGCAGCGTGCGACGACCTGGGCGCCCAGCTGGTGATCACGCTCGGTGCGCTGCTGGCCGACACCCCTCACACGCGCCCCGTGCCGGTCTCGGGCACGTCGTCCGCCGACATCTCGGGTGATCACGCCGGTCTCGAGGTCTCGACGTACGAGGGGCCCACCGGCATCGTCGGCGTCATCCAGGACGCCTGTGCCCGTCTCGACATCCCGGCGGTGTCGTTGTGGGCGGCCGTCCCCCACTACGTTGCCCAGCCGCCCTGCCCCAAGGCCAGCCTGGCCCTGCTGAGCCGCCTCGAGGACCTCCTGGGCTCGCCCCTCCCCCTGGGGGACCTGCCGGAGGAGGCCAAGGCCTGGGAGCGCGGCGTCGAGCAGCTCGCCGAGGAGGACGACGACGTCGCCGACTACGTACGCCAGCTCGAGGAGGCCCGCGACGCCGCCGACCTGCCGGAGGCGTCGGGCGACGCGATCGCCGCGGAGTTCGAGCGCTACCTCAAGCGGCGCGGCGAGCAGTGA
- the metH gene encoding methionine synthase — translation MVIDGAMGTAIQRDRPDEAGYRGERFADWHLDVQGNNDLLTLTQPDIIAGIHREYLAAGADLIETNTFNANAVSLGDYDMAELSYELNWAAARLARQECDAAEAADPSRRRYVGGALGPTTRTASISPDVNDPGARNVSFDELVAAYGTAARGLLDGGADVLVIETIFDTLNAKAAIFAVESLFEDLGRRWPVIISGTITDASGRTLSGQTTEAFWNSVRHARPLLIGLNCALGAAEMRPYVAELSRLADTFVSVYPNAGLPNAFGEYDEAAHQTAAVIEEFARSGLVNVVGGCCGTTPDHIAAIAQAVEGVPPRVVPEVEPAMRLSGLEPFNITADSLFVNVGERTNITGSARFRTLIKDGDYDTALSVALQQVENGAQIIDVNMDEGMIDGVAAMDRFMKLIASEPDISKVPVMVDSSKFEVIEAGLKCVQGKAVVNSISMKEGEEAFRAHARLCRKYGAAVVVMAFDEDGQADNLERRKAICERAYRILVDEVGFPAEDIIFDPNVFAVATGIEEHATYGIDFIEACRWITANLPHALISGGISNVSFSFRGNNPVREAIHAVFLFHAIKAGLRMGIVNAGALVVYDQVDADLRERIEDVVLNRRPDAAERLLEIADAHNRKGEAAEATVDEWRGLPVGERITHALVKGIDAHVEADTEELRALIAERGGRPIEVIEGPLMDGMNVVGDLFGAGKMFLPQVVKSARVMKKAVAYLIPFIEAEKAADPSLAQGKDTNGTIVMATVKGDVHDIGKNIVGVVLQCNNYEVIDLGVMVPAQKILDTAKEVGADIIGLSGLITPSLDEMVNVAAEMQRQGLHIPLLVGGATTSRAHTAVKIDQRYDGDVVWVKDASRSVPTAAALLSDAQRPALMAGVQADFDALRARHAAKHDRPMIDLAAARANRSPIDWTSYEAPAPAHPGVQRLIDYDIAELRDYIDWQPFFNAWEMKGKFPDILNNPTTGETARKLYDDAQAMLDRIIEEKWLTANAVFGLFPANAVGDDVEVYTDESRTTVRATLHHLRQQGQHRDGVPNRSLADYVAPRETGIADHVGAFAVTAGIGAAERVAAFREELDDYSAILLESLADRLAEAFAERLHALVRTEHWGHAAEEQLTNDDLIAERYTGIRPAPGYPACPDHTEKALLWDLLDVEEAAGISLTESMAMWPGAAVSGWYFSHPQSQYFVVGRLGRDQVAEYAERKGWTLAEAERWLSPNLGYDPED, via the coding sequence ATGGTCATCGACGGGGCCATGGGGACGGCGATCCAACGAGACCGACCCGACGAGGCTGGCTATCGCGGCGAGCGGTTCGCCGACTGGCACCTGGACGTCCAGGGCAACAACGACCTGCTCACCCTGACACAGCCGGACATCATCGCCGGGATCCACCGCGAGTACCTGGCGGCGGGCGCGGACCTCATCGAGACCAACACGTTCAACGCGAACGCGGTGTCGCTGGGTGACTACGACATGGCGGAGCTGTCCTACGAGCTCAACTGGGCCGCCGCACGCCTCGCGCGCCAGGAGTGCGACGCCGCCGAGGCGGCCGACCCCAGCCGCCGTCGCTACGTCGGCGGCGCCTTGGGGCCGACCACGCGCACCGCCTCGATCTCCCCGGACGTCAACGACCCGGGCGCCCGCAACGTCTCCTTCGACGAGCTCGTCGCCGCGTACGGCACCGCGGCGCGCGGCCTGCTCGACGGTGGCGCCGACGTGCTCGTCATCGAGACGATCTTCGACACCCTCAACGCCAAGGCCGCCATCTTCGCGGTCGAGTCGCTCTTCGAGGACCTGGGACGCCGCTGGCCGGTCATCATCTCCGGCACGATCACCGACGCCTCCGGTCGTACGCTCTCGGGTCAGACCACCGAAGCCTTCTGGAACTCGGTCCGTCACGCCCGGCCGCTGCTGATCGGCCTCAACTGCGCCCTGGGCGCTGCCGAGATGCGCCCGTACGTGGCCGAGCTGAGCCGCCTCGCCGACACCTTCGTGTCGGTCTACCCCAACGCCGGCCTGCCCAACGCCTTCGGTGAGTACGACGAGGCAGCCCACCAGACCGCCGCGGTGATCGAGGAGTTCGCCCGGTCCGGCCTGGTCAACGTGGTCGGCGGATGCTGCGGCACCACCCCGGACCACATCGCCGCCATCGCCCAGGCCGTCGAGGGCGTCCCTCCGCGCGTCGTGCCCGAGGTCGAGCCCGCCATGCGTCTCTCGGGCCTCGAGCCCTTCAACATCACCGCCGACAGCCTCTTCGTCAACGTCGGCGAGCGCACCAACATCACCGGCTCCGCCCGCTTCCGCACGCTCATCAAGGACGGCGACTACGACACCGCCCTCTCGGTGGCCCTGCAGCAGGTCGAGAACGGCGCGCAGATCATCGACGTCAACATGGACGAGGGCATGATCGACGGCGTCGCCGCGATGGACCGCTTCATGAAGCTGATCGCCTCCGAGCCCGACATCAGCAAGGTCCCCGTGATGGTGGACTCCTCGAAGTTCGAGGTCATCGAGGCCGGCCTGAAGTGCGTGCAGGGCAAGGCCGTCGTCAACTCGATCTCCATGAAGGAGGGCGAGGAGGCGTTCCGCGCCCACGCCCGGCTCTGCCGCAAGTACGGCGCAGCCGTCGTGGTCATGGCCTTCGACGAGGACGGTCAGGCCGACAACCTCGAGCGCCGCAAGGCCATCTGCGAGCGCGCCTACCGGATCCTGGTCGACGAGGTCGGCTTCCCGGCCGAGGACATCATCTTCGACCCCAACGTCTTCGCGGTCGCCACGGGCATCGAGGAGCACGCGACCTACGGCATCGACTTCATCGAAGCCTGTCGCTGGATCACGGCCAACCTCCCGCACGCCCTCATCTCGGGCGGCATCTCCAACGTGTCGTTCTCCTTCCGGGGCAACAACCCGGTGCGTGAGGCCATCCACGCGGTCTTCCTGTTCCACGCCATCAAGGCGGGGCTGCGGATGGGCATCGTCAACGCGGGTGCCCTGGTCGTCTACGACCAGGTGGACGCCGACCTGCGCGAGCGCATCGAGGACGTCGTGCTCAACCGTCGCCCCGACGCGGCCGAGCGGCTGCTCGAGATCGCGGACGCCCACAACCGCAAGGGCGAGGCCGCCGAGGCCACCGTCGACGAGTGGCGCGGGCTCCCGGTGGGGGAGCGCATCACCCACGCCCTGGTGAAGGGCATCGACGCCCACGTCGAGGCCGACACCGAGGAGCTGCGGGCGCTGATCGCCGAGCGCGGCGGACGCCCCATCGAGGTGATCGAGGGCCCGCTCATGGACGGCATGAACGTCGTGGGCGACCTGTTCGGCGCCGGCAAGATGTTCCTGCCGCAGGTGGTGAAGTCGGCGCGCGTCATGAAGAAGGCCGTCGCCTACCTGATCCCGTTCATCGAGGCGGAGAAGGCGGCCGACCCCTCGCTCGCGCAGGGCAAGGACACCAACGGCACGATCGTCATGGCGACCGTGAAGGGCGACGTGCACGACATCGGCAAGAACATCGTCGGTGTCGTGCTCCAGTGCAACAACTACGAGGTCATCGACCTCGGCGTGATGGTGCCCGCCCAGAAGATCCTCGACACGGCCAAGGAGGTCGGCGCGGACATCATCGGGCTCTCCGGCCTCATCACGCCGTCGCTGGACGAAATGGTCAACGTCGCTGCGGAGATGCAGCGCCAAGGCCTGCACATCCCGCTGCTGGTGGGGGGCGCCACGACCTCGCGGGCGCACACCGCCGTCAAGATCGACCAGCGCTACGACGGTGACGTCGTCTGGGTCAAGGACGCCTCGCGCTCCGTCCCGACCGCCGCCGCTCTGCTGAGCGACGCCCAGCGCCCTGCCCTCATGGCCGGCGTCCAGGCAGACTTCGACGCCCTGCGGGCGCGCCACGCGGCGAAGCACGACCGCCCGATGATCGACCTCGCGGCTGCGCGCGCCAACCGCTCGCCGATCGACTGGACGTCGTACGAGGCCCCGGCCCCCGCGCATCCCGGCGTCCAGCGGCTCATCGACTACGACATCGCCGAGCTGCGCGACTACATCGACTGGCAGCCGTTCTTCAACGCCTGGGAGATGAAGGGCAAGTTCCCCGACATCCTCAACAACCCCACGACGGGCGAGACGGCGCGCAAGCTCTACGACGACGCCCAGGCGATGCTCGACCGCATCATCGAGGAGAAGTGGCTCACCGCCAACGCGGTCTTCGGCCTCTTCCCGGCCAACGCGGTCGGCGACGACGTGGAGGTCTACACCGACGAGTCGCGTACGACGGTCCGTGCGACCCTGCACCACCTGCGTCAGCAGGGACAGCACCGCGACGGCGTGCCCAACCGTTCCCTCGCCGACTACGTCGCGCCGCGCGAGACCGGGATCGCCGACCACGTCGGCGCCTTCGCCGTCACGGCCGGCATCGGTGCGGCCGAGCGGGTGGCAGCCTTCCGCGAGGAGCTCGACGACTACTCGGCGATCCTGCTCGAGTCCTTGGCGGACCGCCTCGCGGAGGCGTTCGCGGAGCGTCTCCACGCGCTGGTGCGCACGGAGCACTGGGGCCACGCCGCCGAGGAGCAGCTCACCAACGACGACCTCATCGCGGAGCGCTACACGGGGATCCGTCCGGCACCGGGCTACCCCGCCTGCCCCGACCACACCGAGAAGGCCCTGCTGTGGGACCTCCTCGACGTGGAGGAGGCCGCTGGCATCTCGCTCACCGAGTCGATGGCCATGTGGCCCGGCGCTGCCGTGTCGGGGTGGTACTTCTCGCACCCCCAGTCGCAGTACTTCGTGGTGGGGCGCCTCGGCCGCGACCAGGTCGCCGAGTACGCCGAGCGCAAGGGCTGGACGCTCGCCGAGGCAGAGCGCTGGCTCTCACCCAACCTCGGCTACGACCCGGAGGACTAG